CCAAAAGAAAGAGGACGACAAGCGCCGCGCGATCGAACGGGAGATGGAGAAATGGTACTAACGCGCCTAGCTCGAGCTGTTCCCCTGCTCGCGCTGGTCGGGATGCTGGGCGCGTTCGCTCAAGCCCCCAAGCCCCTCCTCGCGGGACGCGCGAACCTCACCGCGGTCTACCCGGTGAACGCGGGGGTTTCGTACGCTGACGCGCGCGCCCTTGCGGAAGCGCTTGGCCTAGGGTACTGGGAGAACCCGAGCTTCGTGATCCTTCAGTTGGGCAGCCGAGTCGTGAAGCTCACGGTCTACTCCGAGGAGAACCAAAAAACAGCGGTCAACGCGAACCCGCCCGGCGCGATCCGCCAAGCCGACCGGGTTCTGGTTCCCCTCCGCTACGTGATGCAAGGGCTTGGCGGGCAGTACGTGGGCAGCGAGGTCGCCCTACGCGTGAACCTGCCGGTCGCCCGGTTGCGCGAGGTGCGCGCGCAGGTGATCGAGACGCGGGACCAGGTACTGCTTCGCTTCGATCGGGACGTGAACGTCCGGCAGATGGGGCCCGGCGAGTTCGTGGCGGTTGGTGTGCAGGGGCGGTTCGCGGTGTACGACGTCACGGGCGTGTACTTAAGCCGCGTACGCACCGCGCCCGACCCTTACGGGCTGCGGATCTACCTTGAGGGCGCGGAAGGCTTCACCGTGCGCCACTACCCACTCCCCAACCAGGTCGTCTTCGAGATCGGTGCCCGCACCGAAAGCCGCGCCGCCCCCCGGATCGTGATCGACCCCGGGCACGGCGGGGAGGACCCCGGCGCGACCCAAGGCGCCCTCCGGGAAAAAGACGTGGTCCTCCAAATCGCCCAGAAACTCCAGCGCCGCCTAGCCGAGGCCGGGTACGCAGTGCGTCTTACCCGCGACAACGACACCGCCATCCCCCCAGAAACCCGCGCGCAGGCCGCGGTCGGGGCGGACGTCTTCCTCAGTCTGCACCTCACGAGCGGCCCCGTACCGCAAACGGGCGTCGTGATCTACACCTTCCGCCCCAGCACGCCGAACTCCCGCCTGACGCCGGCCTTCGTGCGCAACGGCCGCACCCTCCTCGAGGGGCGCGGCGCCCGGCAGGACCTGCTCGCGCGTTTCCTCACGCCCGCCGAGGCCAGCCAAGCCCTCGCCCAGGCCCTCGCCCTGCAGCTTAAGGACAGGGTGGGCCTCGCGGTGCGGCACGGTCCCGCCCCGGACTACGTCCTCGCGTACGCCACCGGAGCCGCAGCCCTGATCGAGCTGGGTTCGGTGGAGGACGCCGTGGACCGCGCGCGCCTCGGGGACCCCCTGGAGCAGGAGCGGCTCGTGGAGGCCCTAACCGAAGCGGTGATTGCGTATCTTGGGAGGCGGGAATGAAGCGCTTCGTGACCCTATGGAACCTCCTGGGCCTCGCGGTGCTCGCCCTGGGACTCGCGGTCTACCTCTACACCGACCGCCGCCAGGGCGGCGCGGTGCTGAACCTCCCAGAGACCCTCGAGGAGGCCCGCACCCCCCGCACGCTCCAGCTGCGCCTGTACTTCGGAAAACCCGACGGGACCGGTTTCGTGGTGGAGCGCCGCCAGGTACGCCTCGAGCCGGGCGAAAACCCTTACGAACGCGCCCTCGCCGAGCTCGTACGCGGCCCGGCCCAAGGCGGCACGCCCCTAGTGCCGGCGGGAATGGATCCACCCGCGGTCTTCGTCGCGGGAGACACGGCGTACGTGGACCTCCCCGCGGCGTACGGCCGGCTGGGGTACGGCAGCGCCGGCGAGGTCCTGCTCCTCTTTGGCATGGCCAACACCCTCCTCGAGTTCGAGGAGATTGGCGCGGTCAAGTTCCTCCTCGAGGGGCGGGAGGTCCCCACCCTCGGGCACGTCTCCCTCGTGGATCCCATCCGTAAAACCCGTTAACCCCACCATGCGCATCGAACGCCTGATCCTGCACGGCTTCAAGTCTTTCGCGGAACGCACCGTCCTCGAGTTTCCCCACGGCCTGAGCGGCATCATCGGGCCGAACGGGTCCGGCAAAAGCAACGTGATCGAAGCGCTGCGCTTCGTGGTCGGCGCGCGCGCCCGAGAACTGCGCGGCGGCCGAGCCGAGGAACTGATCTTTCACGGCGGCACGGGCCGACCCCCCATGCCCTTCGCGGAGGTGATCCTCGAGCTCACCCGCGGCCGGGAACGCATCACGGTCTCCCGCCGCATCGAGCGGGACGGCAGTCAGGAGGTGCGCCTCAACGGACGGCGCGCCAGCTTCCGCCAGATCGAGCAGGCCCTCGCGGGCAGCGGCCTCGGACGCAACGGGTACGCGATCGTCGGACAGGGGGAGGTGAGCGGCATCCTACACGCCAGCCCCGAGGTGCTCCTCGGGCACCTCGAGGACGCCGCGGGACTCCGCACGGTCACGCTCGCGCACCGGGAAGCCCAGGCCCGCCTCGAGCGCGCCGAAGCGCACCTGGCGGAGCTCTCCAGTGAACTCGCGCGCCGTCAAACGGACCTCGAGCGCCTCGCCGAGGAAGCCCGCGCCGCCCAGCGCGCCCAGGCCCTTGCCGCGGAACGCCTCTGCGTCCAGCGCGGCCTCATCCAGGCCCGCGTGGCGGAGCTCGAGCGCGAGATCCAGGCCCTGCGCGCCGCGATCCAGGCGGCGCAGGACACGCAGGCCGAGCTGCGGGAACGCCAAACCGAACTGAAAACCGCGCGCGCCCAGGCGGAAGCTGCCCTCGAGGCGGCCCTCGCCCATCAGGCGGAACTCAAGGCGGCCTACGAGGCTCGCCGGGGAGAGGTGCGGCTCCTGGAGGCGCGGCGCGAGCACCTTCAGCGCGAGCGCCGGCGCCTCCTCGCGGAACGCGCGCGGCTCGAGCAGGAGCTCGAGCGCCTGCGACGCCAAGCCCCGCCCGAGCTCCCCGAGCGCCCCGAGGGCGACCCGAACACCCTAGCGGAAGCCGTCGCGCACGTGCGGGATGAACTCGCCGAAGCGGAAGCTGCCCTAACCGACGCGGAAACCACCTACCGTCAAGCCACGGAGGAATACGCGCGTTACCAAAAAGCCCTGGCGGTGCACGAAGCGCAGCGCGCGGCGCGCGCACAAGCCCTGCAGGAACGCGCGCGGCTCGAGGCCGATCGCGCACGCCTCACCGAAGCCTACGCGCGCCTCCAAGCCGAGCTCGAGGCTAAGGAAACCCAGGCGCGGAAACTGCGGGCCGCGCTGAACGAAGCCTCCCGCGCCCTGAGCGAAACGACGAGCGAGCTCCGGGCCCTCACGCGTGAGAAGGAACGCCTGGCGGCTTTCGTGGCTTCCGGCGCGGACCTCGCGGAAGGCCCGCGCCGCGTCGCGCAATCCGGGATCCCCGGCGTGATCGGCGTGGTCGCGGACCTCGTGCGCGCCCCCGAAGGGCTCGAGGCAGCCCTCGAAGCGGCCCTTGGGGGCCGGCTGCAGTGGGTGCTAACCGAGGACGAGGCAGCAGCCAAGACGGCCGTGGCCTACCTGAAGCGGCACGGGGGGCGCGCCACCTTCCTGCCGCGCACCCTACTCCGCCCCCGCACCCGATCCTGGAGCGCCCTGGCACGCGCGCCGGGCGTGCTGGGGTTCGCGCGCGATCTGGCCCCGATTCCCGGAGAGCCCGAAGCGACCGCCGTGCTCTTCGGGGACACCCTGGTCATCCAGGACCTCGAGGCCGCCCTGGCGATCGCCCGCGCGCACCCGGACCGCCCGCGCCTCGTGACCCTCGAGGGGGAGGTGCTCGAAGCGAGCGGCGCGCTCACCGGGGGGCGCGCCCGCAAAGGCGCGGGGCAGACCCTCGCGCTGCGGCGTCGCCTCGCGGACCTCGAGGCGGAGGTCGCCGCGCACGAAGCGGAGGTTCGTGCGCTTCAGGACACGATCGCGCGCACCAAGGCGGACCTCGCCGCCCTCGAGGTCGAGCAATCCCGCGCGCGGGCCGAGGAACTGGCCCGTGAACTCAAGGCCCTAGAGCGCGCCCTCGCGCACACCACGCTGCCCGAGGTGCCGCCCGCCCCCGAGCCGGTCCCCGAACCGGACCCCAGGCCCCTTGAGGCCCTCCGGGAACGGGTCGCGGCCCTCAAGGACGAAGCAGGGCGACTGGAAGCCGCCGCAGCCCGCTGGGAGGCGTACCGCCGGGAGGCAGCCCACTACCGCGCGCTTCTCGAGCGTTTTGAGGCGGACCAGGCCCGTGCCCAAGAGGCCATGGCCCGCCTCGAAACCCTACGCGCGGAGCTCGAGCAGCTCGAGGCCGAACACGCCCAGCTCGCGGCGGACCTGGACCGCGCTCGCCAGGCCGTGGACGAGCTCGACCTGGAAGCCGCTGCCCGCCGCGTTCAGGCGCAACGCCAAGAGGTCGAGCGCCTCCTCGCGGAGGAGGAGGCCACGGTGCGCCGCCTGAGCGAAACGCTCACTCAAGCGGACGAGCACCGCCTCACCCTCGCGCGGCGCGAGGCCACCCTCGAGGCGGTGCGCGCCGAGGCCGCCGCCCTCCCCCCAGGCGAGGCTGCCGAGGGCACCTACCGCACGCTGCAGCGCCGCCTCGCCCAGATCGAGCGAGAAATCTCGGAGATGGGGCCCGTCAACCACCGGGCCGAGCACGCGCACGCCCAACTCGCGGCGGAAGTGGAACGCCTGAAAGCAGAGGTCGCGGAAGCCGCCGAAGCCGCACGTCAGCTTGAAGCGGGCCTGGAGGCGGTTCAGCGCGAGTACGCGGACCGGCTCGAGGCCGCCTTCCAGCGGTTTCAGGAGCGGTTCGCGCACTACGCGCACGCGCTCTTGGGGGGAGGTGCGACGGTACAGCGCGAGGCGGGGGGACTGGCGCTCGGCCTGAACCCGGCCGGGAAGCGCACGCGCCGGCTCGAGCTCCTCTCGATGGGGGAGAAGACCATGGGGGCCTTGGCCTTTCTCTTCGCGTTGGCGGAGGTGGGGGAGGGCGGGCTGCCCCTCGCGGTGCTGGACGAGGTGGACGCCCCGCTGGACGAGGCGAACATCGCGCGGTTCACGCGGTTCTTGCGGCGGTTTTCAACGGAACGGCAGTTCATTCTCGTCACGCACCAAAAACGCACGATGGAGGCCTGTGACGCCCTGTACGGCGTGACCAGCCGGGACGGAATGAGCCGCGTGTACACGATCCGGCGGGAGGAAGCGCCGCTCGGCGTAGAATAGCAGGGATGGCAGTGCAAGCGGAGGTCGCTACCCTAGGCGGAGGGTGCTTTTGGTGCCTCGAGGCGGTCTTTCGGCGACTCGAGGGGGTGCTCGAGGTCACGTGTGGGTACGCAGGCGGGCAGGTGCCGAACCCCACGTACGCGGAGGTCTCGACGGGCACAACCGGGCACGCGGAGGTCGTGCAGGTCGTGTTCGATCCGCAGCGCCTCTCATATCGCGCGTTGCTCGAGGTGTTCTTCGCGGTGCATGACCCCACGACCCGGGACCGCCAAGGGGCGGACGTGGGGCCCCAGTACCGCTCGATCGTGCTGTACCACACGCCCGAGCAGCGCCGCGTGGCGCTAGAGGTGATCCAGAACCTCGAGGCCGAGGGCGCGTGGCCGGACCCGATCGTGACGGAGGTCGTGCCCCTCGAGGCTTTCTACCCGGCGGAGGCGCACCATCAGCGTTACTTCGAAACGCACCCGGACGCGCCGTACTGCCGGGCGGTCATTGCGCCGAAACTCGCGAAGTTCCGGGAGCGTTTCCGGGACCGGACGCGTTGATTTGAGGTCACAAAACCTGGGGAGGTTCACGTGCCGGTTTTGTACTACCGCGCCCGTCCCCCCAAGCCCCTGACTTCTTTGCCGTTCGGTGAGGGCGACACCCCGTGGGTGGCGGGGGTGGCCGCCCCGCCCCTGAACAGCCGGACCGCTCAGGACTGGGAGGCCTTCACCCGCGCGGCGAGCATCGGCCTGGAGCTGCCCGCCGAGAACTGGTGGTACGTCCCGCTGATCCACCGTCCTGAGACGCCCCCGCCCGAGGAGGAGCGGGTGTACCCGGGCACCATCTCCGTGATGTACCCGCTGACCCTAGCCCTTCGGGAGTTCGACCTGCCCCCGCCCGACCGGATCGACGAGGGGGAGGAGTCCCGCTACACCCCCGACCCCGCGGAGCGGGCCGAGCTCGAGGCGGACCGCGACCTTCTGCGGGACTGGCTCGCGGAGCAGCGCCTCGACGACGCGGTCTTCACGGAGCTGCGCGAGCGCCTCCGCACGGCGCCGCACGAGGAGGTCGAGCCGCTCGCGGCGCGGATCACGCACCTGAGCTTGATGCGCGGCGCGGCGCGGGCCCTCGAGACCGAGGACGACCTGATCGGTTGGAGGTGGGCGATCGCCCTTCTCTGCGCGGAGGCGGCCCGGACCTTCTTCCCCCTCGAGGACCTCCCCCTGCCCCCGGCGCGGCGCTGGCGCTACTGGTACCCGTAGAGCCGCGCGGGGCGCAAGAAGAAGCGCGGGGGCCCCGTCCCCGCGCTCGGGTTTTTTGGGGGGGGCTGCTTTACCCCTTACGCACGCTCATCCGGGGGCGTGCTGGGGGGAGAAGGTCATTCCAGATCCTCGAGGCGCTCGACGGCCTCGCGCAGGCCCTCGAGATCCATCTTGGCGTAGATCGCGGTGGTGTTGATGTTGCTGTGCCCAAGGAGACGCGCGGTGACGTGCAGGTCTCGGGTGGCCTTGTAAAAGCGCGTCCCGGCGGTGTGGCGCAGCATGTGGGCCCCGCGGTAGCGGGCGGGGAAGCCGAGCGCGCGGT
This region of Marinithermus hydrothermalis DSM 14884 genomic DNA includes:
- a CDS encoding GerMN domain-containing protein gives rise to the protein MKRFVTLWNLLGLAVLALGLAVYLYTDRRQGGAVLNLPETLEEARTPRTLQLRLYFGKPDGTGFVVERRQVRLEPGENPYERALAELVRGPAQGGTPLVPAGMDPPAVFVAGDTAYVDLPAAYGRLGYGSAGEVLLLFGMANTLLEFEEIGAVKFLLEGREVPTLGHVSLVDPIRKTR
- the msrA gene encoding peptide-methionine (S)-S-oxide reductase MsrA, with product MAVQAEVATLGGGCFWCLEAVFRRLEGVLEVTCGYAGGQVPNPTYAEVSTGTTGHAEVVQVVFDPQRLSYRALLEVFFAVHDPTTRDRQGADVGPQYRSIVLYHTPEQRRVALEVIQNLEAEGAWPDPIVTEVVPLEAFYPAEAHHQRYFETHPDAPYCRAVIAPKLAKFRERFRDRTR
- a CDS encoding N-acetylmuramoyl-L-alanine amidase translates to MVLTRLARAVPLLALVGMLGAFAQAPKPLLAGRANLTAVYPVNAGVSYADARALAEALGLGYWENPSFVILQLGSRVVKLTVYSEENQKTAVNANPPGAIRQADRVLVPLRYVMQGLGGQYVGSEVALRVNLPVARLREVRAQVIETRDQVLLRFDRDVNVRQMGPGEFVAVGVQGRFAVYDVTGVYLSRVRTAPDPYGLRIYLEGAEGFTVRHYPLPNQVVFEIGARTESRAAPRIVIDPGHGGEDPGATQGALREKDVVLQIAQKLQRRLAEAGYAVRLTRDNDTAIPPETRAQAAVGADVFLSLHLTSGPVPQTGVVIYTFRPSTPNSRLTPAFVRNGRTLLEGRGARQDLLARFLTPAEASQALAQALALQLKDRVGLAVRHGPAPDYVLAYATGAAALIELGSVEDAVDRARLGDPLEQERLVEALTEAVIAYLGRRE
- a CDS encoding AAA family ATPase, coding for MRIERLILHGFKSFAERTVLEFPHGLSGIIGPNGSGKSNVIEALRFVVGARARELRGGRAEELIFHGGTGRPPMPFAEVILELTRGRERITVSRRIERDGSQEVRLNGRRASFRQIEQALAGSGLGRNGYAIVGQGEVSGILHASPEVLLGHLEDAAGLRTVTLAHREAQARLERAEAHLAELSSELARRQTDLERLAEEARAAQRAQALAAERLCVQRGLIQARVAELEREIQALRAAIQAAQDTQAELRERQTELKTARAQAEAALEAALAHQAELKAAYEARRGEVRLLEARREHLQRERRRLLAERARLEQELERLRRQAPPELPERPEGDPNTLAEAVAHVRDELAEAEAALTDAETTYRQATEEYARYQKALAVHEAQRAARAQALQERARLEADRARLTEAYARLQAELEAKETQARKLRAALNEASRALSETTSELRALTREKERLAAFVASGADLAEGPRRVAQSGIPGVIGVVADLVRAPEGLEAALEAALGGRLQWVLTEDEAAAKTAVAYLKRHGGRATFLPRTLLRPRTRSWSALARAPGVLGFARDLAPIPGEPEATAVLFGDTLVIQDLEAALAIARAHPDRPRLVTLEGEVLEASGALTGGRARKGAGQTLALRRRLADLEAEVAAHEAEVRALQDTIARTKADLAALEVEQSRARAEELARELKALERALAHTTLPEVPPAPEPVPEPDPRPLEALRERVAALKDEAGRLEAAAARWEAYRREAAHYRALLERFEADQARAQEAMARLETLRAELEQLEAEHAQLAADLDRARQAVDELDLEAAARRVQAQRQEVERLLAEEEATVRRLSETLTQADEHRLTLARREATLEAVRAEAAALPPGEAAEGTYRTLQRRLAQIEREISEMGPVNHRAEHAHAQLAAEVERLKAEVAEAAEAARQLEAGLEAVQREYADRLEAAFQRFQERFAHYAHALLGGGATVQREAGGLALGLNPAGKRTRRLELLSMGEKTMGALAFLFALAEVGEGGLPLAVLDEVDAPLDEANIARFTRFLRRFSTERQFILVTHQKRTMEACDALYGVTSRDGMSRVYTIRREEAPLGVE